The window GGCTTGATCCCTCTTCACTGATCTCTTTTTTCAATATCTCCAGGTTGAGGGACAGGTTGGCAAGGGGGTTGTTGATCTCGTGTGCAACACCTGCGGCCAACCTTCCGAGGGCGCTAAGCTTTTCTGATTGTACAAACCTGTCCAGGCGCTCCTCGATGACAGCCTTTCGTTCTCCATCGAAAGTGTGCAGTGCGTGCATCATGAAGTGGAGGATAATTAGGGCGGAGATTCCCCTGAAAAGCTCTACAGGAAGATGGAACCCGGAAATGAGAGTTCCTGAGGGGATCAACCCCGTGAAGATCCCGTAAATGATGACTGAAAGACCCGCCCCGGTGAAATTAAGAGCTCCCTTCTTGCTGACACCCCGTACTGTAACGGAATAGAGGATCAGACCGGCCCCGGAAAGCAATGCACCGGGCAGCGCAATGAGATTCCTGATGCGGAATTGGGCCCACGCGAAGTAGTCCGCTGAACTTCCCTGGAAAGGGAGCAGGATCGATATCAGACCCGCCCCCACCAGAGCCGTGAACAGGACGCCAAGCCAGGCACTATAGCCGGGTTTTGTGATCCCCAGAACGCAGACTCCGAACAGGAGAAGGAAAAGGAAAGATACCAGTACTAGCCCTAGCTTGATGATGTTGGTCGTTACAGAGGGCTCTGGAACTGCATAAAGAGTATTGATCTTGAGGAACATCTCGTACCACTCATGGGATCCGTGAATGTAGGCGAACAGGGCAAAGATCCAGAGGAAGCGGGCTATCTTCAGATTGCTCAGGCTGGTGTCTCTCGAGGTTATGGATACACCGATGGCAAAAAAAGCACCCCCATAAAAAAGGTAAACAAGCAGGTTAAAGAGGTTTTTCTCCATGCTCAATCTTAACTCAGCAGATCAGAGTGTAAAGGGAAGATATTAATTACGAACTGAGGATTGAGAATTGAGGATTATTGCACCGTATTTAATCCTTGGGGACAGTCCCCAAGGATTAAATACCATGTCTATCATTTTCCCCTGTTACAGTTTCAGCCGACTCTATAATCAACGCTTTGCCGCCGGCGATAGCCGAAGTGACCTTGAGCCTGCCGCTGGTGACCAGGCGCTGCACCGTGCCCCGGGAAACTCCCATCATTTTCCCTGCTTCTTCCTGGGTAAGGCCTTCCATGTCACAAAGGAGTACCGCTTCAACTTCGTCGTGGCGTAGTGTGATCTTTTCAAGTTCCACCATGGGTATCCCGGCTGGCTTGAAAACGGTTTCTTCTCCACTTCTGAACGGGCAAGAACAGTGCCTGTGTTTTCTTGGGCGAGGCGACATCAGTGGCTATGCCCGTGCTCGCATCCATAGCCATGACCGTGCCCGCCGCAGACCTTGTCGGCAGTGATCTCATTCAGGATTCCCTCCTTGAAGCTCTCGATGTTCTCTGCTACCGTCTGGCCGCCTGCCTGGTACACCTTCAACCCCGCACGGGTTAAGCCAGTGAGAGCTCCTGACCCGATCCTCCCCACAACCACGGCATCCACCTCTCTCCCTCCCAAAGCACTGAACGGCTGGCAGGCGCCGTGAAGGTGCTGACGATCAGGGTTGTGATGCTCCTCAAAGGCGTTTGCCTCAGGGTCAAAGATCAGGAACCCTTTTGCCGAACCGAAATGTCCGTGGACCTGACTGTTTAGCCCTTCGTTCACATTAACTGGAAAACAGATCTTCATAGCTTACCTCCATTGGCTATTATGTGTATAATAGCCAAATTTC of the bacterium genome contains:
- a CDS encoding NifB/NifX family molybdenum-iron cluster-binding protein, which encodes MKICFPVNVNEGLNSQVHGHFGSAKGFLIFDPEANAFEEHHNPDRQHLHGACQPFSALGGREVDAVVVGRIGSGALTGLTRAGLKVYQAGGQTVAENIESFKEGILNEITADKVCGGHGHGYGCEHGHSH
- a CDS encoding DUF134 domain-containing protein, producing the protein MSPRPRKHRHCSCPFRSGEETVFKPAGIPMVELEKITLRHDEVEAVLLCDMEGLTQEEAGKMMGVSRGTVQRLVTSGRLKVTSAIAGGKALIIESAETVTGENDRHGI
- a CDS encoding ATP-binding protein, which translates into the protein MEKNLFNLLVYLFYGGAFFAIGVSITSRDTSLSNLKIARFLWIFALFAYIHGSHEWYEMFLKINTLYAVPEPSVTTNIIKLGLVLVSFLFLLLFGVCVLGITKPGYSAWLGVLFTALVGAGLISILLPFQGSSADYFAWAQFRIRNLIALPGALLSGAGLILYSVTVRGVSKKGALNFTGAGLSVIIYGIFTGLIPSGTLISGFHLPVELFRGISALIILHFMMHALHTFDGERKAVIEERLDRFVQSEKLSALGRLAAGVAHEINNPLANLSLNLEILKKEISEEGSSQLHINRIGTMERDLERASRIARELLQVSSARDSEFVETRVQEVVEGALNLLGPRKKDYNFFVDIDGVGTISTMLWKVEEALLNILINAMDATDPGGRISVTGRREKNSVLIEIADTGIGITQKDLPHIVEPFFTTKEVGQGTGLGLSICYAIMELHNGELSIESEPGKGTVVSLIFPTREGD